In Daphnia magna isolate NIES linkage group LG5, ASM2063170v1.1, whole genome shotgun sequence, the sequence CGTAGCCCCTCTATGATGCAAGTCgtaagaagaataaataataaccaaaGTAAAATTGCACTCATATTTatgaaatgattaattttttgataaatgaactatatattgtaaaaaatttcggttaaagtactgaaaaaaaatttttttatcgtaACGAGTTCTTAAGCTGCAAGTGAATTAAGCGCTGAAATTTTGTCAACGGTAATTTTCAAGGACTGAAGGATATAAGCCAACCCGCTTACTGTGGTTGCATCCATAAAGAGAACATACCGGATGGGCCTAGTACCTTCTTCGATGTCACAACTCAGAATTCGCATTTCGAGGATGTGCGGTATTTTCTGTGTGTGGATGCAACCACAATTAAAATTAACGTaggctcttatgggactacccCTTTTAAACTGTTACATTAAggtgttttaatttttatgtcatgatagaagttcaaaaattttcaccccgaGCCCCGAACGCCCCACCCCAGGCCCctaatttcgaaacccgattggcaaaatgcacccccattagggtcggggccgacCCCTAgacagagtaatagaatacaagtatagaaGAATACAGAgtatagtattctattactctgcccTAGATGTGGGATAGTGGGAATGGGATGGGAGCAGTTTCAATTTGGACTTACTGGCAACGTCGCTGAGGTTCTATTTGAATCTGTCACTACTcattgaaaacgaaaacaatgctTGGTTTTCGATAATCTTTTTAGACAAAAATGGAGCGAAATGTCGACGAACTCCTTTTGAATAACTTTGTGAACTCCTTAAGGTCATCTGATGTAGATTCGATCTCATCCACCTGCGAGTTCCTAGAAACCGTTGTGATCTATGACTTCCCTGATGAAGAATTTCTTCACCAGCGAGAGTTGCTTGTCGTAGGTTTTCCCATGCAAACTAAAGTTTTCAGTGGTTTTTAGGATTCTATTTTCTATCATTTCCCATTGCAGTTTCTTTTAAAGTTGTGTCTAGATGTTGACCCAGCCATTGCAGATGCAGCTTGTAGTTGTTTTGATTCCATCTGCAAAAGGATAGTTgcacaatttaaaagaaaggaaaaacctTCTTGGATAACTGTTGTGAAGATAACtttgaaaagaattatttttaaaactagaTTTATCTATATCCAACTCAACTTTAGCTTATCACTGAAAGCAGTTCAGCAAGAGATCCTGGTCGTCTATCGTAAACAGTCTATTGACGTTGTCAAATCTTTCTGTAATGATAGCAAAGGCATGCCATCAAATGCTCATCAGATCATCAAAACCATTTGATCATATTCTAAAGCTATTAAATACTGCATCAGCACTTTCTGGAATTGTCAAATCACCCACAGAAAACATGGAATTCTACCAGATACTGACAAGTATATCTGCTGCCTTGCGAGCATCTTCAAGGCAAAACTTTGCAACCTTTCTTCTACTGTTGGTTACCTCAATTCAGAGTTGCCCAGTTTCTTCATTGAGTAGTGATGTTGTATATGAGATATACAATGGTCTCTTAGATGCTTCCATAACACATTACCATCCAGAGTTGCTGGAAAAGTGTATAGCCGTTCTAAAAGAAAACCGCCCTCTCCACGACAAACATGAAAAAATCTCCAACCTCTATGTAGCCTTCCAGAACCTAGCAAAATTCCTCAAAAACAGCGACCAGGAATATGATTTGGTTCCAGTAATTTATCTACTCAAATTGGATGATGCTTTAACGGAATCGTTGCTGCCCTGGGTCTTCAAACATTTGAAAGAATTTGGAGGAAAACCCGCAATTACTATGACATTGTTATTGCTCTCACAGAAAGAGCCTATACTCGGACAAATTTATCAGCTTTTGGCCGAAATCGCCTCACCCATGAAGTCTATCAACATTGGGCCTCACATTGGGGACTTGTTTGTCGATGAAGCCGTTGTGAGAGCCATTGCTAAAGGAATGTGCTCCGAGAGTGCTCAGGTACCATTTAACATATTTTCTAATATTAGTTCATTCATAAGTAACAATATTTCCTGACCTAAAAAGATTGCGCCGATTGCGGAAAAAATTCTGGCGTTAATACTGAAAGGTCGAGTGTGGATGAATGATCAACAATGGCAGACTTTGGTGACTACCATAATTCCAAAGTTGATTTTGGATATTGAACCAAATATACAACACTTTAAATCCTAAGGCCACTCTTATGGGACCTGATAAACCAGTCACATTGCACGTCCGACGATGCTGATGGCTGTCCTCGACTGGATCTCAATTTTGTCTTGAGATTTTTAATTCGGAATATGTTAAACCAAGATATCTTGCGTGATAAATCCAGTCTGAGTCTGATTTCTATCTTATGCCAGCAGCCACAAGCTCATCTACTTCGTCCGCGAATATCCGCCCTCGATCCTTCCTCTCTATCAGAAATATTTTCAGGCGATTTGACTGTTGCCATTGAAAGTACAGCCAAATTTGGGGTAAGTAGTAAAGCATTCATTCTTGTACTAATTTATGTTGATTAAATCCGCTTTGTTCTCACAGGTTTCCACTTTGACGGAAACAATGCAAGCCTTAAAAGGTGCTGATTTGGTAATGGCATGGACCCACCTAACCAAATTGGCAATCATCCTTGAAGACAAGGACCTCCATCAAATCTTCCTCGACAACGGAGGAATACCCATACTTGTTGATTTTCTTCACAAATCTCTGGTTGTATCGGAAAACGAACCGTTTCTTTCAGTCATGTTAGCCATCGTCAAAACCTTCTTATTCGTCGCTCACATGAATCCCGCAGCGAAGAACGCTCTGGCTTGGGACAATGATTTCATGATGGACTTGTTGAGGTGATAGGTCCCTGATCGTAGCacatcaaaaaattttattatagATATGAAATTTCTTATAGAGCCACAATGATGACACGGCAGGATCTCATTGCCCGTCGACATTGTGTGGCGCTTTTGCGATTGCTCGCCATTGAAGAAAATCCTCCACCACCGGAACCTGTGATCGAAGAATCTATTGATTCCGCTGGTTGGTATGAAATGTGGTCCAAAGCTGTTGTCAGGTGGTCAGCCAAGTTCATTTTTAACGCTGAACTGTCCACCCCGCCTTCGGTACCAAGTGTACCGCCTTTCCTGAAATTGAGCCCAGCCGAGTTGGAAGTTGGGACGTCTGCCAACGATTGCGCTTTGGTTGAACAGGCTTTAAGCCGAATATGTAACGCAGAAGGCCATCACGACGTAAGTGAAGCTCTTACGCTTCTCCGTGAAGTTTTACAACGCATCAATCTGCTGCCAGAAGTCTTTGACCTCGAATGGCAAGAAAGCCTCGAAACTTTTTTCACCGTTCATCCGGAATCAACTAGTGATGAGAAAGTCTTTACGTCCATTCTCGAAATGTTGATGCTTTCTTTGGCTCAAATGGAAAAACTGGAAAACGTGGAAGAATTCTGCCTGTTCAGCTGGTTGCGTTCTATAATGGTTGACGGGAAGCACGTCTTCTGGATCCTATTCCAAGACCGCTGCCAGCAATTCAATAAAGCTGATAATGACAGCCACCTGTTACCCTTCCTGCTCCGCTTCGTATCAGCCACTGTGCGGTTGATTGGTTCACATACACCATCAGGATCTTTGGCGCACGTGCTGGAAATTCTGTGCAAAACATTTGAACAAGACAATCAATCCCAAGTCTATCAACTGAATTCACTGAAGCTTATCCTCGAGTGCACAGTACATACTGCGGCCGCTATTTTGAAATGGAAACCGACGTCTGTGGATCAAGCTATTATCGCCAGTTTACTCAAGCACGCCACGGCCACTCTGGTGTCATTCAGTAGTAAAACTCACAGCAACAAAGGGCGGAGCGTGGTTCAATGCTGTTCCCAGCTTATTAACGTGTTGATTGCTCTAAGTCAATACTGCAGCAGCAGCTGTGTTCATTTGTCTGATCTCGACTAGTTAATAGATTAATAGatttacaatagaaaaagttaaacaacatttagatttattaaatttaattatttgttaaatgaactgtattcagtcAAAAATGACGGTTAATATTCTGcaataaaaagttaaataggATAAGGAATTCTTAGCATGCAAGCGAAGTAAGCGTTGCCATTTTCTCAACGGTAATTTTCAAGGGCGTAGGCATATAAGGCCAACGCTcttctacttaaattttccCCCCATTTCGCCTACCGGTTTGGAGGCTCATTGTCCCTTAAAGATGTAAGATAAAGGCAAGCGAAATAGCCTTATATccaaggagaaataggactggtcaaaggagaaataggactggtcaaaggagaaataggactgttcAAAATGTGTCTAAAAAGCAGTCCTATTTCTCTCAGTCCTATTCCtacaggagaaataggactgaaaatttccagtcctatttctccagtcctatttcgtttcggtcctatttcaccgccaATCTGAATCGATGAATAAGAATAGGAAGTAGTTGCGTGCAAATCACGTTTTGCGCTATACTTCCGAGATTCTTGATAGAGTTAAATCTGAAATGTTTGGAATGCTTAAATCAAATTAAAGCTATCTCATAAAATCAAGTCGGGATAACGCTAACGTATACAGATatcgtaaatttttttttcctagctTAGCCAGAGAATCCGCTCGTTTacgaaaaaagaacaaaacaaaaaataaaaacaaaacaaaagaaacaaaaaaataaataaataaattagatGAGTACTACGTAGATCCTTTGTAAATCGCGATAACTTATTTTGGCGGGAGACGAGTGGTTGTAGGTAGCGGGCATAGTTTTAGAAAAGCCTAACGGACATAACCTACGTTCCCAGATGCAGGGGAAGCAGACGATCTTACTTTGTGGTTATCAGTCAGTGTTTCTTTGAAGAAAATCTAAAACCATTGAATGGCTTGTGACGAAAAGAAACGAGGTTCGTTAGCTTTACCCACTATTCAAGAATCAGAAGAAGATTTGGACAATGTCATTCTAGAAGACATAATAAGAGCatcaaggaagaaaaaagaatgtcGGACGCCAAGCAAGAAAATTTCGAGCGCTGAGAAATCAAAGTCTTCTGATTCGAGCGCCAGAAAAAGATTGTCACGGCAATGTGCTGAGCATGCTCGTGTAAAGATTACTACATTGTTTAACCAGAATGATAGAT encodes:
- the LOC123472655 gene encoding LOW QUALITY PROTEIN: uncharacterized protein LOC123472655 (The sequence of the model RefSeq protein was modified relative to this genomic sequence to represent the inferred CDS: inserted 2 bases in 2 codons), whose product is MERNVDELLLNNFVNSLRSSDVDSISSTCEFLETVVIYDFPDEEFLHQRELLVLITESSSARDPGXSIVNSLLTLSNLSVMIAKACHQMLIRSSKPFDHILKLLNTASALSGIVKSPTENMEFYQILTSISAALRASSRQNFATFLLLLVTSIQSCPVSSLSSDVVYEIYNGLLDASITHYHPELLEKCIAVLKENRPLHDKHEKISNLYVAFQNLAKFLKNSDQEYDLVPVIYLLKLDDALTESLLPWVFKHLKEFGGKPAITMTLLLLSQKEPILGQIYQLLAEIASPMKSINIGPHIGDLFVDEAVVRAIAKGMCSESAQIAPIAEKILALILKGRVWMNDQQWQTLVTTIIPKLILDIEPNIQHFKXLRPLLWDLINQSHCTSDDADGCPRLDLNFVLRFLIRNMLNQDILRDKSSLSLISILCQQPQAHLLRPRISALDPSSLSEIFSGDLTVAIESTAKFGVSTLTETMQALKGADLVMAWTHLTKLAIILEDKDLHQIFLDNGGIPILVDFLHKSLVVSENEPFLSVMLAIVKTFLFVAHMNPAAKNALAWDNDFMMDLLRATMMTRQDLIARRHCVALLRLLAIEENPPPPEPVIEESIDSAGWYEMWSKAVVRWSAKFIFNAELSTPPSVPSVPPFLKLSPAELEVGTSANDCALVEQALSRICNAEGHHDVSEALTLLREVLQRINLLPEVFDLEWQESLETFFTVHPESTSDEKVFTSILEMLMLSLAQMEKLENVEEFCLFSWLRSIMVDGKHVFWILFQDRCQQFNKADNDSHLLPFLLRFVSATVRLIGSHTPSGSLAHVLEILCKTFEQDNQSQVYQLNSLKLILECTVHTAAAILKWKPTSVDQAIIASLLKHATATLVSFSSKTHSNKGRSVVQCCSQLINVLIALSQYCSSSCVHLSDLD